A region from the Vicinamibacterales bacterium genome encodes:
- a CDS encoding phosphoribosyltransferase, whose product MNKHFPGSRPRYADRQEAGKALATELQRYADREDVVVLGLPRGGVPVAHEVAQSLHAPLDVFVVRKLGVPGHEELAMGAIASGGVRVLNEDVVRWYQLSDTTIETVARVEGAELERRERAYRDGRAPEPLKGRVVIIVDDGLATGSSMRAAVQAARDLKPSRIIVAVPVGASETCRALEQVADEVVCAYTPDPFTAVGLWYDDFSQTTDEEVRRLLAASASRSVTKRSA is encoded by the coding sequence ATGAACAAGCACTTTCCGGGATCCAGGCCGCGGTACGCCGATCGGCAGGAGGCCGGCAAGGCCCTCGCCACCGAACTCCAACGCTACGCCGATCGTGAGGATGTCGTAGTGCTCGGCCTGCCGCGCGGCGGCGTGCCGGTGGCCCACGAGGTCGCCCAATCCCTGCACGCGCCGCTCGACGTGTTCGTGGTCCGCAAGCTCGGCGTGCCCGGTCACGAAGAGCTGGCCATGGGCGCCATCGCCAGCGGCGGCGTCCGCGTGCTCAATGAAGACGTCGTGCGGTGGTACCAGCTCTCCGACACGACCATCGAGACCGTGGCCCGCGTCGAGGGCGCGGAGCTGGAGCGGCGTGAACGCGCGTATCGCGACGGCCGGGCGCCGGAGCCTCTGAAGGGACGCGTCGTCATCATCGTGGACGACGGCCTGGCGACGGGGTCGTCCATGCGGGCGGCGGTGCAGGCGGCCCGCGACCTGAAGCCGTCCCGCATCATCGTCGCCGTGCCGGTGGGCGCGTCCGAGACGTGCCGGGCCCTGGAGCAGGTCGCCGACGAGGTGGTGTGCGCGTACACACCGGACCCGTTCACGGCCGTTGGACTGTGGTACGACGACTTCTCGCAGACCACCGACGAGGAAGTGCGCCGGCTCCTCGCCGCGTCCGCAAGCCGCTCGGTCACGAAACGGAGCGCGTAA
- a CDS encoding phosphopantetheine-binding protein codes for MTPDQIREAFVRALTSVAPEIDPLSLRPDVPYRQECELDSMDFLNVVIALRRDLGVEVPEADYARLATVNQAVEYLAGRLAPSAAPPSTPASAASDPADTKSSRP; via the coding sequence ATGACGCCCGATCAGATCCGGGAGGCGTTCGTGCGGGCCCTCACCTCGGTGGCGCCGGAGATCGATCCGCTCAGCCTGCGGCCCGACGTGCCGTACCGGCAGGAGTGCGAGCTCGACTCGATGGACTTCCTGAACGTCGTCATTGCCCTGCGCCGGGACCTCGGCGTCGAGGTCCCGGAGGCAGACTATGCACGGCTGGCGACGGTGAACCAGGCGGTGGAGTACCTGGCGGGCCGGCTGGCGCCTAGCGCCGCGCCCCCGAGTACTCCAGCATCTGCTGCGTCAGATCCAGCGGATACGAAATCGTCACGTCCGTGA
- the groL gene encoding chaperonin GroEL (60 kDa chaperone family; promotes refolding of misfolded polypeptides especially under stressful conditions; forms two stacked rings of heptamers to form a barrel-shaped 14mer; ends can be capped by GroES; misfolded proteins enter the barrel where they are refolded when GroES binds), with protein MPHKQLLFRSEAREKVLRGAAAIADAVRVTLGPKSRCVLIEKKWGQPIVCNDGVTIAKEFSLKDPVENLGAQILRGAAERTGDAVGDGTTTSTILAHTIVADGMRNIAAGASAIDLKRGLDRGVRVAIDALRAQSRPVVSLREKEQVATVSAHNDAAIGELVARAIEKVGAEGAVTVEEAKGTETAMEVVEGLQFDRGFLSPYFVTDPEKMEVVLEDARILLYEGKISNIKDFVPILEPIAKQGAALLVIAEDVEGEALATLVVNRLRGVLANVAVKAPGFGDRRKAMLQDIAIVTGGQLIAEELGIKLENVTLEHLGRATRVVVDRDHTTIVGGKGDKRAIDGRCQELRRQIADTTSDYDREKLEERLAKLSGGVAVIRVGAPAEAEMKSRHEAFDDAIHATRAAIAEGVVPGAGLALLRTIAAVEAEAAKVDGDERAGVLILRRALETPARQIADNSGADDGVVVEKMRGGSGNFGFDAATGKYVDLVEAGIIDPTKVVRLALENAASAAGVLLLTEATMTEVPEPRPEPPALDAG; from the coding sequence ATGCCTCACAAGCAGTTGCTCTTCCGCTCGGAAGCCCGCGAGAAGGTGCTTCGCGGCGCCGCCGCCATTGCCGACGCCGTGCGCGTCACGCTGGGCCCGAAATCGCGTTGCGTGCTCATCGAGAAGAAGTGGGGCCAGCCGATTGTGTGCAACGACGGCGTCACCATCGCCAAGGAGTTCAGCCTGAAGGATCCCGTCGAGAATCTCGGCGCGCAGATCTTGCGCGGCGCCGCGGAGCGCACCGGCGATGCGGTGGGGGATGGCACCACGACATCGACCATCCTCGCGCACACCATCGTCGCGGATGGCATGCGGAACATAGCCGCCGGCGCCAGCGCGATCGATCTCAAGCGAGGGCTGGACCGCGGCGTTCGCGTCGCCATCGACGCCCTGCGTGCCCAGTCAAGGCCCGTTGTCAGCCTGCGCGAGAAGGAGCAAGTGGCGACGGTGTCGGCGCATAACGACGCCGCGATCGGCGAGCTGGTGGCCCGCGCCATCGAGAAGGTCGGCGCCGAAGGGGCGGTCACCGTCGAGGAAGCGAAAGGCACCGAAACGGCCATGGAAGTCGTGGAAGGCCTGCAGTTCGATCGCGGATTCCTGTCGCCCTATTTCGTGACCGACCCCGAGAAGATGGAGGTGGTGCTCGAGGACGCGCGGATCCTGCTGTACGAAGGCAAGATCAGCAACATCAAAGACTTCGTGCCCATCCTGGAGCCGATCGCCAAGCAAGGGGCGGCCCTCCTGGTGATTGCCGAAGACGTGGAAGGCGAAGCGCTGGCCACGCTCGTCGTCAACCGCCTGCGCGGCGTGCTGGCGAATGTTGCCGTGAAGGCGCCAGGCTTTGGCGATCGGCGAAAGGCCATGCTGCAGGACATTGCGATCGTCACCGGCGGCCAGCTGATCGCGGAGGAGCTGGGGATCAAGCTCGAGAACGTGACGCTGGAACACCTGGGCCGCGCGACGCGCGTCGTGGTCGATCGCGATCACACGACCATCGTCGGCGGCAAGGGCGACAAGCGCGCGATCGACGGCCGCTGCCAGGAATTGCGGCGGCAGATTGCCGACACGACGTCGGACTACGACCGGGAGAAACTCGAAGAACGGCTGGCCAAGCTGTCAGGCGGCGTCGCGGTGATTCGCGTCGGTGCGCCGGCCGAAGCGGAGATGAAGAGCCGGCACGAGGCCTTCGACGATGCGATCCACGCGACGCGGGCGGCCATTGCGGAAGGCGTCGTGCCGGGCGCCGGTCTCGCCCTGCTGCGGACCATCGCCGCGGTTGAAGCCGAAGCCGCTAAGGTGGATGGCGACGAGCGCGCCGGCGTGTTGATCCTGCGCCGGGCCCTGGAGACGCCGGCCCGCCAGATTGCCGACAACTCCGGCGCCGATGACGGCGTGGTGGTGGAGAAGATGCGCGGGGGAAGCGGCAACTTCGGCTTCGACGCGGCGACCGGCAAGTACGTGGACCTGGTGGAGGCCGGCATCATCGATCCCACGAAGGTCGTGCGGCTGGCACTCGAGAATGCCGCGTCCGCCGCCGGCGTGCTGCTTCTGACCGAGGCGACGATGACCGAGGTGCCCGAGCCAAGGCCGGAGCCGCCGGCGCTCGACGCCGGATGA
- a CDS encoding dihydrolipoamide acetyltransferase family protein — MSEFRMPSLGADMEAGTLVEWTKAPGDTVARGDIVAVVDTDKGAIEIEVFEPGTIERLLVEPGQKVPVGTALAIIRGANETPGAAAPAAVGAPAAPVRTRVSPAARKAAEQLHVDLAGVVGQGPGGAITVADVERAAAAGPPAPKTSTRAAGMRAAIGAAMARSKREIPHLYLSTTVDVTQPLAWLGLANQARPVTERLLPIVLFLKAVANAAVEVPAVNGTWNENGFVPGAGVHIGCAIALRDGGLVAPALHDVDKKSLGEAGRDLMDLVSRARAGSLRSSEMTDATITLTNLGDLGVDAAYAVIYPPQVAIVAIGRVVERPWVVAGRVEPRSVVTLSLSADHRAVDGRQAGAFLAAVERALQAPEAL; from the coding sequence ATGAGCGAATTCCGCATGCCGTCGCTCGGCGCCGACATGGAGGCGGGCACATTGGTGGAATGGACCAAGGCGCCCGGCGACACCGTGGCGCGCGGCGACATCGTGGCGGTGGTTGACACCGACAAAGGCGCGATCGAGATCGAGGTGTTCGAGCCGGGCACCATCGAGCGCTTGCTGGTCGAACCCGGGCAGAAGGTACCGGTGGGCACCGCGCTCGCGATCATCCGCGGCGCGAACGAGACGCCAGGGGCGGCCGCGCCGGCAGCGGTCGGTGCGCCTGCCGCCCCCGTGCGGACGCGCGTGTCGCCTGCCGCCAGAAAGGCCGCCGAACAGCTTCACGTCGACCTGGCCGGCGTGGTGGGCCAGGGGCCGGGTGGCGCCATCACCGTGGCCGATGTCGAACGGGCCGCGGCGGCGGGTCCGCCCGCCCCCAAGACCTCGACCCGCGCCGCCGGCATGCGCGCTGCCATTGGTGCGGCCATGGCGAGGTCGAAGCGCGAGATTCCACATCTCTACCTGTCCACTACTGTCGACGTGACCCAGCCGCTGGCCTGGTTGGGGCTGGCCAACCAGGCCCGGCCGGTTACCGAACGCCTGCTGCCGATCGTGCTGTTCCTGAAAGCGGTCGCCAACGCCGCGGTGGAGGTGCCGGCGGTCAACGGCACCTGGAACGAGAACGGGTTTGTCCCCGGTGCCGGCGTGCACATCGGTTGCGCGATCGCGCTCCGCGACGGCGGCCTCGTCGCGCCGGCGTTGCATGACGTGGACAAGAAGTCCCTCGGCGAGGCGGGCCGCGACCTGATGGACCTGGTGTCGCGCGCGCGCGCGGGCTCGCTGCGCAGTTCCGAGATGACGGATGCCACGATTACCTTGACGAATCTCGGCGACCTGGGTGTGGACGCCGCCTACGCGGTCATCTATCCGCCGCAGGTGGCGATTGTCGCGATCGGCCGCGTGGTGGAGCGGCCGTGGGTGGTGGCTGGGCGCGTCGAGCCGCGGTCGGTGGTCACGCTGTCGCTGTCGGCCGACCATCGCGCCGTCGATGGCCGGCAGGCCGGCGCCTTTCTGGCGGCCGTCGAGCGCGCCCTGCAGGCGCCGGAGGCCCTATGA
- a CDS encoding alpha-ketoacid dehydrogenase subunit beta, giving the protein MANGPTRRITYRDAMREAIREALTRDPRVFLMGEDVGRYGGAYAVSKGLLAEFGPERIRDTPLSESTFVGAGIGAALGGSRPIVEVMTVNFSLLALDQIVNTAATIRHMSGGQFSVPVVIRMATGAGRQLAAQHAHSLEGWLAHVPGLRIVEPATIEDARGMLWTALQDPDPVLIFEHQTLYNLEGDLPADAGPVDIDRAVVRRHGGDVTVITYGAMLYKSLAAAATLAADGVECEVIDLRTLRPLDMNTIFESVRRTRRVAIVDEGWRSGGLSAEIAARLAESAFYDLDAPIARVCSAEVPIPYPKHLEDAAVPQAAAIVDAVRALLPAPAPR; this is encoded by the coding sequence GTGGCTAACGGGCCGACCAGGCGAATCACCTATCGGGATGCGATGCGCGAAGCGATTCGCGAGGCGCTGACGCGCGATCCCCGTGTCTTCCTGATGGGTGAGGACGTGGGCCGCTACGGCGGGGCCTATGCGGTCAGCAAGGGGCTGCTCGCGGAGTTCGGGCCGGAGCGCATTCGCGACACGCCGCTCTCCGAGTCCACGTTCGTCGGCGCCGGCATCGGCGCCGCGCTCGGCGGCTCGCGTCCGATCGTCGAGGTGATGACGGTGAACTTCAGCCTGCTCGCCCTCGATCAAATCGTGAACACCGCCGCCACCATCCGCCACATGTCCGGCGGCCAGTTCAGCGTCCCGGTGGTGATCCGGATGGCCACCGGCGCCGGCCGGCAACTGGCCGCGCAGCACGCCCACAGCCTCGAAGGCTGGTTGGCGCATGTGCCCGGGCTGCGGATCGTCGAGCCGGCCACGATCGAGGATGCGCGCGGCATGCTGTGGACCGCGCTGCAAGACCCGGACCCGGTGCTGATCTTCGAGCACCAGACGCTCTACAACTTGGAAGGCGACCTGCCCGCGGATGCCGGGCCCGTGGACATCGACCGCGCCGTCGTCCGCCGCCATGGCGGGGACGTCACGGTCATTACGTATGGCGCGATGCTGTACAAGTCCCTCGCCGCCGCCGCCACGCTGGCGGCCGACGGCGTCGAGTGCGAGGTCATCGACCTGCGGACGCTGCGGCCGCTCGACATGAACACGATATTCGAGTCGGTGCGCCGCACCCGGCGCGTCGCGATTGTGGACGAAGGCTGGCGCAGCGGCGGGCTGTCGGCCGAGATCGCGGCCCGGTTGGCCGAATCCGCGTTCTACGATCTCGATGCGCCGATCGCGCGCGTGTGCTCGGCCGAAGTGCCGATCCCGTATCCCAAGCACCTCGAAGACGCCGCGGTGCCTCAGGCGGCGGCCATCGTTGACGCGGTGCGCGCGCTTCTGCCGGCGCCGGCGCCGCGATGA
- the acsA gene encoding acetate--CoA ligase: MTQDPAATGVDTGTRWPAIIKDPGTRSGANLRDYRKAWSEFSWEEARGWLDGLPGGRGLNIAHEAVDRHAAHLHPNRLALRWISRAGERRDFTYDDLRRLTSQFANVLSRLGVGKGDVVATLAGRIPAQYVTALGTLKNGSVYTPLFSAFGPDPIVSRMTIAKARVLVTTDTLYRKKVEPVRAQMPALEHVVLVRETPAPLPPATWDFNALVEGASPEFTIPATDRQDLALLHFTSGTTGKPKGAMHVHDAVVAHFATARFALDFHDGDRYWCTADPGWVTGTSYGIIAPLTHGLTMVVDEADFDAERWYRIIRDERITVWYTAPTAIRMLMKSGAALARQHDLRSLRFLGSVGEPLNPEGVMWGVEAFDRPFHDNWWQTETGGIMIANVAALDIRPGSMGLPLPGVEAAIVKRDAEGLVVEIDEPGVQGELALRPGWPSMFRGYLGDDERYRRCFAGGFYLTGDLARRDADGYYWFIGRADDVIKSAGHLIGPFEVESALLEHEAVAEAGVIGKPDPVAGEVVKAFVALKPGFEPDEALRRSIQALARSRLGAVVAPREIAFVDAVPRTRSGKIMRRLLKARELGLPEGDTSTLEPS, translated from the coding sequence ATGACCCAGGATCCCGCCGCGACAGGCGTCGACACCGGCACCCGGTGGCCGGCGATCATCAAGGATCCCGGGACTCGTAGTGGCGCCAACCTGCGCGACTACCGCAAGGCGTGGTCGGAGTTCTCCTGGGAAGAAGCGCGAGGATGGCTGGACGGCCTGCCCGGCGGCCGCGGGCTCAACATCGCGCACGAAGCCGTCGATCGGCATGCCGCCCACCTGCACCCGAACCGGCTCGCGCTCCGCTGGATTAGCCGCGCCGGCGAGCGGCGCGACTTCACCTACGACGACCTGCGCCGCCTGACCAGCCAGTTCGCCAACGTGTTGAGCCGGCTCGGAGTGGGGAAGGGCGACGTGGTGGCGACGCTCGCCGGACGGATCCCGGCGCAGTACGTGACCGCGCTCGGCACGCTCAAGAACGGCAGCGTCTACACGCCGCTGTTCTCGGCCTTTGGCCCCGACCCGATCGTGTCGCGCATGACCATCGCCAAGGCCCGCGTCCTGGTGACCACCGACACGCTGTACCGCAAGAAGGTGGAGCCGGTGCGCGCACAGATGCCCGCGCTCGAACACGTCGTCCTCGTGCGCGAGACGCCGGCGCCGCTGCCGCCCGCCACGTGGGATTTCAACGCGCTGGTTGAGGGCGCATCGCCCGAGTTCACCATTCCAGCCACGGACCGGCAAGACCTCGCGCTGCTGCACTTCACCAGCGGCACCACCGGCAAGCCCAAGGGCGCCATGCACGTGCACGACGCCGTGGTGGCGCACTTCGCCACCGCGCGCTTCGCCCTCGACTTCCACGATGGCGACCGCTACTGGTGCACGGCCGATCCGGGGTGGGTGACCGGGACGTCCTACGGCATCATCGCGCCACTGACGCACGGACTGACCATGGTGGTGGACGAAGCGGACTTCGATGCCGAACGGTGGTACCGCATCATCCGCGATGAGCGCATCACGGTGTGGTACACCGCGCCGACCGCCATCCGCATGTTGATGAAGTCGGGCGCCGCGCTGGCGCGACAGCATGACCTGCGGAGCCTGCGGTTTCTTGGCAGCGTCGGCGAGCCGCTCAATCCGGAAGGCGTGATGTGGGGTGTCGAGGCCTTCGATCGCCCGTTCCACGACAACTGGTGGCAGACCGAAACCGGCGGCATCATGATCGCCAACGTCGCGGCCCTGGATATTCGGCCGGGCTCGATGGGCCTCCCGCTCCCCGGCGTCGAGGCGGCCATCGTCAAGCGCGACGCGGAGGGCCTGGTCGTGGAGATCGACGAGCCCGGCGTGCAAGGCGAGCTGGCGCTGCGACCGGGGTGGCCGTCGATGTTCCGCGGCTATCTCGGCGACGACGAACGCTATCGCCGGTGCTTCGCCGGCGGGTTCTATCTCACCGGCGACCTCGCGCGCCGCGACGCCGACGGCTACTACTGGTTCATCGGGCGCGCCGACGATGTGATCAAGTCCGCTGGACACCTGATTGGCCCGTTCGAAGTGGAGAGCGCGCTGCTCGAGCACGAAGCCGTGGCCGAGGCCGGTGTCATCGGCAAGCCGGATCCCGTCGCCGGCGAAGTGGTGAAGGCGTTCGTGGCGTTGAAGCCCGGGTTCGAGCCGGACGAGGCCCTGCGCCGCTCGATTCAGGCGCTGGCCCGCAGCCGCCTCGGCGCCGTCGTCGCGCCGCGGGAGATCGCGTTTGTTGACGCGGTGCCGCGCACGCGGTCCGGCAAGATCATGCGCCGCCTCCTGAAGGCCCGTGAGCTGGGGCTGCCCGAGGGCGACACCTCCACACTGGAGCCGTCATGA
- the pdhA gene encoding pyruvate dehydrogenase (acetyl-transferring) E1 component subunit alpha, with translation MSTPPLERTHGQRLLREMIRIRRFEEACAEHYSAGHIRGFLHLYIGEEAVAVGVMQGLTPADAIVATYREHGHALARGIGADPLMAEMFGKQEGCSRGRGGSMHVFDAATRFYGGNAIVGGGLPLAVGLALSDQLLGRRRVTACFFGDGAVAEGEFHESMNLAALWKLPVLFVCENNLYAMGTRIERALSQTDLPAKARTYGMPTASADGMDVTAVEDAARSAAEQVRAGNGPFFLECRTYRFRAHSMFDAELYRDKAEVEEWKTRDPIALLKARLEQAGLLDARELTAIEDEVRGEIARAVAFADAGTWEPVEHLTQDVYTPAAQEANRG, from the coding sequence ATGAGCACCCCACCACTGGAGCGGACGCACGGGCAGCGGCTGCTGCGCGAGATGATCCGCATCCGCCGGTTCGAAGAGGCCTGCGCCGAGCACTACAGCGCCGGACACATCCGCGGCTTCCTGCATCTCTACATCGGTGAGGAGGCGGTCGCCGTCGGCGTGATGCAGGGCCTGACCCCGGCCGACGCCATCGTCGCGACCTACCGCGAGCACGGGCACGCACTGGCGCGCGGGATCGGTGCCGACCCCTTGATGGCCGAGATGTTCGGCAAGCAGGAAGGCTGCAGCCGGGGCCGTGGCGGGTCGATGCACGTCTTCGACGCCGCGACCCGGTTCTATGGCGGCAACGCCATTGTCGGCGGCGGGCTGCCGCTCGCCGTGGGCCTCGCCCTGTCCGATCAGTTGTTGGGCCGCCGGCGGGTGACCGCCTGCTTCTTCGGCGACGGTGCGGTCGCCGAAGGGGAGTTCCACGAGTCGATGAACCTGGCCGCGCTGTGGAAGCTGCCGGTGCTGTTCGTGTGCGAGAACAACCTGTATGCGATGGGCACGCGCATCGAGCGGGCGCTGTCGCAGACCGACCTGCCGGCCAAGGCCCGGACCTACGGCATGCCCACGGCCTCCGCGGACGGCATGGACGTGACCGCCGTGGAAGACGCCGCCAGGTCGGCGGCCGAGCAGGTGCGGGCCGGCAACGGCCCGTTCTTCCTCGAGTGCCGGACCTATCGCTTCCGTGCCCACTCGATGTTCGATGCCGAGCTGTACCGCGACAAGGCCGAAGTTGAGGAGTGGAAGACGCGCGACCCCATCGCGTTACTGAAGGCCCGGCTCGAACAGGCCGGGCTGTTGGATGCGCGCGAGCTCACCGCCATCGAGGACGAGGTCCGCGGAGAAATCGCCAGGGCCGTCGCCTTTGCCGACGCCGGCACGTGGGAACCGGTGGAACACCTCACGCAGGACGTCTACACGCCGGCAGCACAGGAGGCGAACCGTGGCTAA
- a CDS encoding phosphoribosyltransferase family protein produces MQFQNREDAAVRLVDRLAAYRAEHPLVVGIPRGAVPMARIIADALGADLDVVLVRKLRAPAQPELAIGAVDESGAVLEGEYFGSASASQVREEVRTQREILRKRRELYTKAQPPLDPAGRVVIIVDDGVATGSSMLAAIRSIRARRPKKIVVALGVAPPSSLDALRAEADDVICLHAPEPFLAVGRFFEDFSEVTDDMVVAALQRPRATADQAAVGGAGHSTGARPAGIRGRGQGRA; encoded by the coding sequence ATGCAATTCCAGAACCGTGAGGACGCCGCCGTGCGTCTGGTTGACCGACTGGCCGCCTACCGGGCCGAGCACCCGCTCGTCGTCGGCATACCGAGGGGGGCGGTCCCGATGGCGCGCATCATTGCCGACGCCCTCGGCGCCGACCTGGACGTGGTCCTGGTGCGGAAGCTGAGGGCCCCCGCACAGCCGGAACTCGCGATTGGCGCCGTGGATGAGTCGGGCGCGGTGCTGGAAGGCGAGTATTTCGGAAGTGCCTCCGCGAGCCAGGTGCGCGAGGAAGTCCGCACTCAACGGGAAATCCTCCGCAAGCGGCGGGAGCTCTATACCAAGGCGCAGCCGCCGCTCGATCCCGCCGGGAGGGTCGTCATCATCGTGGACGACGGCGTGGCCACCGGCTCATCCATGCTCGCGGCCATCCGCTCGATCCGGGCCCGCCGGCCGAAGAAGATCGTGGTCGCCCTGGGCGTGGCGCCGCCGTCTTCGCTCGACGCGCTTCGCGCCGAAGCGGATGATGTGATCTGCCTGCATGCGCCGGAACCGTTCCTCGCGGTGGGCCGGTTCTTCGAGGACTTTTCCGAGGTCACCGACGACATGGTGGTGGCGGCGTTGCAGCGGCCCCGTGCCACGGCGGACCAGGCAGCGGTGGGCGGAGCCGGTCACAGCACGGGCGCAAGGCCGGCTGGCATCCGCGGGCGAGGCCAAGGCCGAGCATGA
- a CDS encoding dienelactone hydrolase family protein, with protein MPKTLPIEIRVGTDLIDGDLATPPGAAGLVVFAHGSGSSRFSSRNRAVAQVLQQGGFATLMMDLLTREEDAVDVQTREYRFDIELLGRRVTAAVDWAQTEPGIAALPIGCFGASTGAAAALIAAAERPEFVRAVISRGGRPDLAGEALPRVQAPTLLIVGGHDEPVIDLNRAAMLRMRAPVQLEIVPGATHLFEEPGTLEAVSRLATDWCTRYLVKPRP; from the coding sequence GTGCCCAAGACGCTTCCCATCGAGATCCGCGTTGGCACCGACCTGATCGACGGCGACCTGGCGACGCCGCCGGGCGCGGCCGGCCTGGTCGTGTTCGCCCACGGCAGCGGGAGCAGCCGGTTCAGCAGCCGCAACCGCGCCGTCGCGCAGGTCCTGCAGCAGGGCGGCTTCGCGACGCTGATGATGGACCTGCTGACGCGCGAAGAGGACGCCGTTGATGTGCAGACCCGGGAATACCGGTTCGACATCGAGTTGCTGGGGCGCCGCGTGACCGCCGCCGTCGATTGGGCGCAGACCGAACCCGGCATCGCGGCGCTGCCAATCGGCTGCTTCGGCGCCAGCACGGGCGCCGCCGCCGCGCTGATTGCCGCGGCCGAGCGGCCGGAGTTCGTGCGCGCGGTGATTTCGCGCGGCGGCCGGCCGGACCTGGCCGGCGAGGCGCTCCCGCGCGTGCAGGCGCCGACGCTGCTGATTGTGGGCGGCCATGACGAGCCGGTGATCGATCTCAATCGCGCGGCGATGCTGCGCATGCGCGCGCCGGTGCAGCTGGAGATCGTGCCCGGCGCGACCCACCTGTTCGAGGAGCCCGGCACCCTCGAAGCCGTATCGCGGCTGGCCACCGACTGGTGCACGCGGTATCTCGTGAAGCCGCGGCCGTGA
- a CDS encoding erythromycin esterase family protein, protein MPNTVDVVRRHAVRFDEDTAAERLIEVIPPDAPVVLIGEASHGTQEFYRIRADLTRALIEQRGYTIVAVEADWPDAYRANRWVRGLGADDTAEAALSDFTRFPRWMWRNREVVRFLRWLRAENAERGPDTRAGFYGLDLYSLHSSMACVIDYLDKVDPPAANQARRQYACFDMFGEDPQAYGYAAAINVSRSCEDEAVNQLLDLRRRGPDYLSLDGRVAADDLFAAQQNASVVRDAEAYYRSMFRGRAESWNLRDRHMMSTLDALLAFDKAAGGPGKAVVWAHNSHLGDARATAMASTGELNLGQLVRERFGKPACLIGMTTHRGAVTAATEWGQPAEHRQVRPSLAGSYERLFHDTGVPMFLLRLHDRHLEPVLAPARLERAIGVIYKPETERGSHYFSARLPAQFDVVVHVDDTRALEPLETWARHEADLPETYPTGV, encoded by the coding sequence ATGCCTAATACGGTTGACGTCGTTCGCCGGCACGCCGTGCGCTTCGACGAGGACACCGCGGCCGAGAGGTTGATCGAGGTCATTCCGCCCGACGCGCCCGTGGTGCTGATTGGCGAGGCGTCGCACGGCACGCAGGAGTTCTATCGCATCCGCGCCGACCTGACGCGCGCGCTTATCGAGCAGCGCGGCTACACCATCGTCGCCGTCGAAGCGGACTGGCCCGACGCCTACCGCGCGAATCGATGGGTCCGCGGGCTGGGAGCGGACGACACCGCCGAAGCGGCCTTATCGGACTTCACGCGGTTCCCGCGCTGGATGTGGCGCAACCGCGAGGTCGTGCGGTTCTTGCGGTGGCTGCGAGCGGAAAACGCCGAGCGCGGCCCCGACACGCGCGCCGGCTTCTACGGGCTCGATCTTTATAGCCTCCATAGCTCGATGGCCTGCGTCATCGACTACCTGGACAAGGTGGACCCGCCCGCGGCGAACCAGGCGCGCCGCCAGTACGCGTGCTTCGACATGTTCGGCGAGGACCCGCAGGCCTACGGTTACGCCGCCGCGATCAACGTCAGCCGCTCCTGTGAAGACGAGGCCGTGAATCAGCTGCTGGACCTGCGGCGCCGCGGCCCGGACTACCTGAGTCTCGACGGGCGCGTGGCGGCCGACGATCTGTTTGCGGCGCAGCAGAACGCCAGCGTGGTCCGCGACGCGGAGGCGTACTACCGCTCGATGTTCCGCGGCCGCGCCGAGTCGTGGAACCTTCGCGACCGGCACATGATGTCAACCCTGGACGCGCTGCTGGCCTTCGACAAGGCGGCGGGCGGCCCTGGCAAGGCCGTGGTGTGGGCGCACAACTCCCACCTCGGTGACGCGCGGGCCACGGCCATGGCCTCGACCGGCGAACTCAACCTCGGCCAGCTCGTGCGCGAGCGGTTCGGCAAGCCGGCCTGCCTGATCGGCATGACGACGCACCGGGGGGCCGTGACGGCGGCCACGGAATGGGGTCAGCCAGCCGAGCACCGGCAGGTGCGTCCTTCGCTCGCCGGTTCCTATGAACGGCTGTTTCACGACACCGGTGTGCCGATGTTCCTGTTGCGGCTGCACGACCGGCACCTCGAGCCGGTGCTGGCGCCGGCGCGACTCGAGCGGGCCATTGGCGTGATCTACAAACCAGAAACCGAGCGGGGCAGTCATTACTTTTCCGCCCGCCTGCCCGCCCAGTTCGATGTCGTCGTGCACGTGGACGACACCCGCGCGCTCGAGCCGCTCGAGACGTGGGCACGTCACGAAGCCGATCTGCCGGAAACCTATCCGACTGGAGTCTGA